A DNA window from Daucus carota subsp. sativus chromosome 3, DH1 v3.0, whole genome shotgun sequence contains the following coding sequences:
- the LOC108211169 gene encoding uncharacterized protein LOC108211169: protein MESDDDYQSFSPPSNSPSHIPKFKRLKKKSLASSPNSKPKPTRSRNESVSVSSKQVLFTNVDFAEIEALEASERVELGEEAKPIAESVLFTNVDFAEIEALEGSRSVGLDEKAKAKVKPIRNVDFVEIEGLEGFRKREVDERAKFSEKDEVDLFNSVDFKRLEDLEDSRSEELDDSEDVLVRDPLTSVDFKKLEALEGSQSVDFDDSEDLSVSQSSYRDEKDGEDLGAKIAEFKSEVRRKKRSARGGSREKKRKIDSVLSLPRVDFAKLEELEASKGVSSDDKSRESFDSIEERSNVDGEVRKVTKRILDFDEIGGDAEKRDGKEEKMKVRKAEKKRTSEGEGSEKKEKKKRVKGTSEEMKLKEKASNKRKEEKERKAHLEQLHAESQRLLRETSGAGFKPVPVVQKPISSLLEKIRQRKLEVSKKMSLLNNSGYATENVDSLVETVDVADMDTVSTRGGGEDNLSAKVEVEAKIDATSGNIKSSLDTSLTDDINRLRTNSSPENEKSPVAVAEEPTPTFRAPVDDTQDLFGDSETSGNKDDQLDNQQSSPIEEVLAPSLLTMNLKIDSVPLDDDISSDEEDDDKENLEPIIFKPGNACSSPKGDPVKAFVDDEAEEEDDSDHDIRFQENDEDDANEDFGELNDLIVTGYEEKSIDKERRNELHQKWLEQQDAAGTDNLMQRLGCGPKVKENTLFDVEVESDEDDEGSSDEEEDIGPAKTARINARKAKQMIPQMFADKEDPFVSSDDEETEKMLVKQRVLEKVEDQATLISPAEDENSREVFGLIKQINNAPIAKKKQQVPSFFETLITGGSSSSSSSSSKSSFLGRVSSHSLPSKKRSSTAKSFIFGRDDSNSRSSILILEDSSDAVAKEIRPTQKSTAKFTSSQAKSVTRSSQIVAETNSGTSLIEILKRSTMQSTSCNQDNMVGMTQTIFSAFKIPKKPVKVEGRAKY from the exons ATGGAAAGCGACGACGATTATCAATCATTTTCACCCCCCTCTAATTCCCCCTCACACATCCCCAAATTCAAACGCCTCAAAAAGAAATCACTCGCTTCCTCACCTAActcgaaaccgaaaccgactcGTTCGCGTAACGAGTCGGTTTCGGTTAGTAGTAAACAGGTTCTGTTTACGAATGTCGATTTCGCGGAAATAGAAGCCCTGGAGGCTTCTGAACGCGTCGAGTTAGGTGAGGAGGCGAAACCGATTGCAGAATCGGTTTTGTTTACGAATGTTGATTTTGCGGAAATAGAAGCGCTGGAAGGATCTAGAAGCGTGGGGTTAGATGAGAAGGCGAAGGCGAAGGTGAAACCGATTAGGAATGTTGATTTTGTGGAAATAGAAGGTTTAGAGGGTTTTAGAAAAAGAGAGGTAGATGAGAGGGCGAAATTTTCGGAGAAGGATGAAGTGGATTTGTTTAATTCGGTTGATTTTAAGAGATTAGAAGATTTAGAGGATTCGAGAAGTGAGGAGTTAGATGATTCGGAGGATGTGTTGGTTCGAGATCCGCTTACTTCGGTTGATTTTAAGAAATTAGAGGCTTTGGAAGGTTCTCAGAGTGTTGATTTCGATGATTCGGAGGATTTGTCAGTGTCACAGTCTTCGTATCGGGATGAGAAGGATGGTGAGGATTTGGGGGCAAAGATTGCGGAGTTTAAGAGTGAGGTGAGGAGGAAGAAGCGGAGTGCTAGAGGTGGATCGAGGGAGAAGAAGAGGAAAATTGATAGTGTTTTGTCGTTGCCTCGTGTTGATTTTGCGAAATTGGAGGAGTTGGAAGCTTCGAAAGGTGTATCTTCTGATGATAAGTCGCGTGAGAGTTTTGATAGTATAGAGGAAAGGAGTAATGTGGATGGAGAAGTGAGGAAAGTGACCAAAAGAATTTtagattttgatgaaattggGGGAGATGCAGAGAAGAGAGATGGAAAGGAGGAGAAGATGAAGGTTAGGAAGGCGGAGAAGAAGCGGACTAGTGAAGGAGAAGGTAGTGAGAagaaagagaagaagaagagagtTAAGGGTACTTCCGAGGAAATGAAGTTAAAGGAAAAGGCTTCAAACAAGCGGAAGGAAGAGAAG GAGAGGAAAGCTCATCTAGAGCAACTCCATGCTGAATCTCAAAGACTCCTGCGAG AAACCAGTGGGGCTGGATTTAAACCTGTTCCTGTTGTGCAAAAACCCATATCTTCACTTTTAGAGAAGATTAGACAAAGGAAGCTTGAGGTTTCAAAGAA AATGTCTCTTTTAAACAATAGTGGTTATGCTACTGAAAATGTTGATTCCTTAGTGGAGACTGTGGATGTTGCTGATATGGATACGGTTTCTACTAGAGGTGGAGGGGAAGATAACTTATCAGCCAAGGTCGAAGTGGAGGCCAAAATAGATGCAACTTCTGGAAATATAAAGAGTAGTTTAGACACTTCTTTAACGGATGATATTAACAGATTAAGGACAAACTCGAGTCCTGAAAATGAGAAGTCGCCAGtg GCTGTAGCGGAAGAGCCTACCCCTACATTTCGAGCTCCAGTTGATGATACCCAG GATCTTTTTGGCGATTCTGAAACTAGTGGCAATAAAGATGATCAGCTAGACAATCAGCAAAGTAGTCCAATAGAAGAAGTTCTAGCTCCATCGTTACTTACAATGAATTTAAAGATTGACTCTGTGCCTCTTGATGATGACAT TTcttctgatgaagaggatgatgaTAAGGAGAATCTTGAACCAATTATCTTCAAACCTGGTAATGCATGCTCTTCTCCTAAAGGAGATCCAGTAAAGGCTTTTGTTGATGATGAAGCTGAGGAAGAGGATGACAGTGACCATGACATCCGCTTCCAAgaaaatgatgaagatgatgctaATGAAGATTTTGGTGAACTAAATGATCTTATAGTCACTGGGTACGAAGAAAAGTCAATTGATAAAGAAAGGCGCAATGAACTTCATCAAAAGTGGCTTGAGCAACAAGATGCTGCTGGAACAGACAATCTTATGCAGAGGCTGGGATGTGGTCCAAAAGTGAAGGAGAACACACTTTTTGATGTTGAAGTAGAAagtgatgaggatgatgaaggGTCTAGCGATGAGGAAGAGGACATTGGACCAGCTAAAACTGCTCGAATAAATGCAAGAAAAGCAAAACAAATGATCCCGCAGATGTTTGCTGATAAAGAAGATCCTTTTGTATCATCTGATGATGAGGAGACTGAAAAGATGCTTGTCAAACAGCGAGTGCTTGAAAAAGTT GAAGATCAGGCAACCTTAATTTCACCAGCTGAGGATGAGAATTCCAGAGAGGTTTTTGGTCTTATAAAGCAGATCAATAATGCCCCCATAGCCAAAAAGAAGCAACAAGTGCCAT CATTCTTTGAGACCCTCATTACTGGAGGAagtagcagcagcagcagcagctccTCAAAG TCATCTTTCCTTGGACGGGTATCTAGTCATTCTCTTCCATCCAAGAAAAGAAGCAGCACAGccaaatcatttatttttggACGAGATGACAGTAATAGTCGGAGTTCCATTTTGATATTGGAAGACTCTTCTGACGCA GTTGCAAAAGAAATTAGACCAACACAAAAGTCTACAGCCAAATTCACTAGCTCACAAGCCAAGTCTGTTACTCGAAGTTCCCAGATTGTTGCTGAAACAAATTCCGGAACTTCACTAATTGAGATACTGAAGCGATCAACAATGCAGTCTACTTCCTGTAACCAGGATAATATGGTTGGCATGACTCAGACTATATTTTCTGCATTCAAAATCCCTAAAAAACCAGTAAAAGTAGAAGGAAGAGCCAAATATTAG
- the LOC108211997 gene encoding transcription repressor OFP7 has product MATSKRFRLKLSLPTFQFCRTKVTPSLPKLPSESTTLFSPINPKSLEISYPSFSNPSNPPPTPAHPLKIMPVSFNTQHCPSPSQKIYNSPVAFGSDDSFAWPITPPPKGGNSKPQRINNKNKSKVSSVSSGESGWFSSDEDGKESLVSSSENFDTSCDFGNVSISSKFGTSKKKNNDRNGGNESVVKKSSTSVFKRLMTSCAVNDESFAVVKNSQNPYEDFKSSMMEMIMEKQMYEAKDLEQLLQCFLSLNSRHHHGAIIQAFSEIWHLLFM; this is encoded by the coding sequence ATGGCTACAAGCAAACGTTTCAGACTCAAATTATCTCTTCCAACATTTCAATTCTGTCGCACCAAAGTAACCCCTTCTCTCCCAAAGCTACCTTCAGAGTCCACTACATTATTCTCTCCGATAAATCCTAAATCGTTAGAAATATCTTATCCCTCCTTCTCCAATCCATCCAATCCCCCTCCAACCCCGGCTCATCCGCTCAAGATCATGCCGGTTAGCTTTAACACTCAGCATTGTCCATCACCATCACAGAAGATTTATAACTCGCCAGTGGCATTTGGTTCCGATGACAGCTTTGCATGGCCAATTACACCACCTCCAAAAGGTGGAAACAGTAAGCCACAGAGGATAAACAACAAGAATAAATCAAAAGTTAGCAGTGTTTCATCAGGAGAGAGTGGCTGGTTTAGCAGCGATGAAGATGGGAAGGAGAGCTTGGTTTCGTCGTCTGAGAATTTTGACACGTCTTGTGATTTTGGCAATGTTTCTATTTCTAGTAAATTTGGCACAAGCAAGAAAAAGAATAATGACAGAAATGGTGGTAATGAGTCTGTAGTGAAGAAGTCTTCGACATCAGTGTTCAAGAGGTTGATGACTAGTTGTGCAGTGAATGATGAGAGTTTTGCAGTGGTGAAGAATTCTCAGAACCCATACGAAGATTTCAAGAGCTCGATGATGGAGATGATAATGGAGAAACAGATGTATGAGGCTAAGGATTTGGAGCAGCTGTTGCAGTGTTTTCTGTCACTTAATTCTAGGCACCACCATGGAGCCATTATTCAGGCCTTTTCTGAGATTTGGCACCTCTTGTTTATGTAA
- the LOC108210434 gene encoding zinc finger protein GAI-ASSOCIATED FACTOR 1 — MENSVSAEASVCSSPTQTPVPAVKKKRNLPGMPDPEAEVIALSPKTLQATNRFICEICNKGFQRDQNLQLHRRGHNLPWKLKQRTSKEIKKRVYVCPELNCVHHDPARALGDLTGIKKHFSRKHGEKKWKCERCSKNYAVQSDWKAHSKTCGTREYRCDCGTLFSRRDSFITHRAFCDALAQETAKAQPSVIDEDATAVKAEEVPPPPPLQSSPQPPHTPSTSVLSPVLSIQSSEIHENPSGFLQPAQSPATTSASGSSTSRSGKVSNSVDKVSDTSAVFASIFASSSAAPPVVSQPPSSYLCDVSCSDRTPIEPMSLSLSSSLYYSSTPSSLFPASDQCQYKASSQAALSATALLQKAAQMGPTSSGSFLRGLGLSMSSGPTDPRDDVTTSPTMQWKGGNTSNKSNNHPMAADLGLGFSNDARGSHLTNLMLSGSPSLYGNRPTTLDLLGLGLGGGGAASSNRYSAFLGSIGGGLDAAYGGVNSTRETWDDPAERKPTLM; from the exons ATGGAGAACTCGGTTTCAGCTGAAGCTAGTGTGTGTTCTTCACCTACTCAGACGCCAGTTCCGGCCGTTAAGAAAAAACGCAATCTCCCCGGAATGCCAG ATCCAGAAGCAGAAGTGATAGCGTTATCGCCGAAAACATTACAAGCGACAAACAGATTTATTTGCGAGATTTGTAATAAAGGATTTCAGAGAGATCAAAATCTGCAGCTCCATAGGCGAGGTCATAACTTGCCATGGAAGCTAAAGCAGAGAACAAGCAAGGAGATTAAGAAGCGAGTTTATGTTTGTCCGGAGTTGAATTGTGTGCATCACGATCCGGCTCGAGCTCTAGGAGATCTTACTGGAATTAAGAAGCATTTTAGCCGAAAACACGGGGAGAAGAAATGGAAGTGTGAGAGGTGTTCGAAGAATTACGCTGTGCAGTCCGATTGGAAGGCGCATAGTAAGACTTGTGGTACTCGGGAGTATAGATGTGATTGCGGAACTTTGTTTTCTAG GAGAGACAGCTTCATCACACATAGAGCATTTTGCGATGCTTTAGCTCAGGAAACTGCAAAAGCTCAGCCATCAGTAATTGATGAAGATGCTACTGCCGTCAAAGCTGAGGAGGTTCCTCCACCACCTCCGCTGCAGTCTAGTCCTCAGCCACCTCATACTCCGTCTACCTCAGTACTATCTCCAGTTCTTTCGATTCAGAGCTCAG AGATACATGAGAATCCAAGCGGGTTTTTGCAACCAGCACAGTCCCCTGCCACCACAAGTGCAAGTGGTTCCTCCACCTCTAGAAGTGGCAAAGTAAGTAACAGTGTTGACAAAGTAAGTGATACCAGTGCTGTATTTGCGAGTATATTTGCATCATCATCGGCAGCTCCACCTGTAGTCTCACAACCACCTTCTTCGTACTTGTGTGACGTGTCTTGCTCTGACCGAACTCCTATAGAACCCATGTCATTGTCGCTCTCATCATCCTTATATTATTCAAGCACCCCCTCATCTTTATTCCCAGCTTCAGACCAGTGTCAGTACAAGGCGTCATCACAGGCAGCACTATCAGCAACTGCGTTGCTACAAAAGGCAGCTCAAATGGGCCCAACTTCTTCGGGTTCTTTCCTCCGTGGCCTTGGCTTATCAATGTCATCAGGTCCAACTGATCCTCGCGATGACGTGACGACCTCACCTACAATGCAATGGAAGGGAGGCAACACATCGAATAAGAGCAACAATCATCCAATGGCAGCTGACCTTGGACTCGGATTTTCTAACGATGCCAGAGGATCACACTTGACAAATCTGATGTTGAGTGGCTCACCATCTTTGTATGGAAACAGACCCACAACTCTTGATCTACTCGGGCTTGGACTTGGAGGAGGTGGTGCAGCTTCCTCGaacaggtactcagcatttctCGGCTCGATTGGAGGTGGGCTTGACGCTGCGTATGGTGGTGTAAACTCTACCAGAGAAACTTGGGATGATCCTGCAGAAAGAAAGCCAACACTCATGTAA
- the LOC108211409 gene encoding uncharacterized protein LOC108211409: MRLQHCSALHYINAIKGDSVSKVLNVNSRRKPALVFKSLEEIYEDKHPRHLNEPSEAESQNGCENGEVKDITKNLCLPKAERITMERDQVSTDFECSDYEEMASESDDLSFGEMTLKELRKTCKLKKRKMSDSVCSSPEFQEDGDDCDLMIPLSSWNTTLSKIAKSTKKHARRSASAILAHDCTYPQQSSNANFVPMTIKIEASTFCLSELQALNFAAETTDGPSSSGEQVSVYDMDSSQILQTSDTILENKETISLAGQQETCVNISGFLENKETISSAGQCEARVNTFSLSQPEVDYMPLSFIPPPSEKTVGSGTQESCRHPASRASELHKESDILQSPSSQSFLLTDKNINDKSLVIHKTKDEVSEMPLDNGISSTNFVNGSELCVFEDDARNRLDMLSAPQSCLNMPEILWNESEYRDSNVATSDGLCLIKSGRGITLSIFDDVNETNLPHHLPNVSPRSPFSYYISPWNFYPCSASDSDLVAEEIYSRTIENDWSLTTYNSNTSGYCVEPNIYPTDLEDAAFANEKQLLLPINTDAEISLSGCDDNELSSPETCNQGDIVLWQPPERFPSTKKVISPTFQEKVCLTTNYRELTDDIGDHKCKGKRFVGNQTEDNALSEVSDTTGVESCAKGELTEQRILRKAILSPKKILKKSKHNKKGSLPEKCSPIGRLVGSQPTRLLPGMYKGRSSIEACHERAISFSQRQMQDIESVAAKLMTELKSMKDMVEEKLLYEAYRSTSMKNDADEVKSAIKSATKVEETTKKWLSMMARDCNRFCKIMSQPQKSTLDASAAKETMMHREKKKISFADEAGGVLCHVKYFEYGENNTNLAS; encoded by the exons ATGAGGTTGCAACATTGTAGTGCTTTGCATTACATTAATGCTATCAAGGGTGATTCAGTAAGTAAGGTTTTAAATGTAAATTCTCGTCGAAAACCAGCTCTCGTGTTTAAGAGTTTGGAAGAAATTTATGAGGATAAACATCCGAGACATCTTAATGAGCCATCAGAAGCTGAATCACAAAATGGTTGTGAAAATGGGGAAGTTAAGGATATAACTAAGAATTTATGCCTGCCGAAGGCAGAAAGAATAACAATGGAAAGAGATCAAGTATCCACTGATTTTGAATGCAGTGACTATGAAGAAATGGCAAGTGAATCAGACGATCTTTCATTCGGGGAAATGACGTTGAAGGAACTAAGGAAGACGTGCAAATTAAAGAAAAGGAAGATGTCAGATTCTGTTTGTTCAAGTCCTGAATTTCAGGAAGATGGAGATGATTGTGATCTCATGATACCACTCAGCAGTTGGAATACAACACTTTCAAAAATTGCAAAGTCCACAAAGAAGCATGCCAGGAGAAGTGCCTCTGCAATTTTAGCTCATGATTGTACATATCCTCAACAATCAAGCAATGCTAATTTTGTGCCTATGACCATAAAAATTGAGGCTTCTACATTTTGCCTCTCTGAACTCCAGGCTCTGAATTTTGCTGCTGAAACAACTGATGGTCCCTCCAGTTCTGGTGAGCAAGTTAGCGTATATGACATGGACTCCTCTCAGATCCTCCAGACTTCTGATACTATCCTAGAGAACAAGGAAACCATATCATTAGCAGGACAACAGGAAACATGTGTTAACATATCTGGTTTCCTAGAAAACAAGGAAACCATATCATCAGCAGGACAATGTGAAGCACGTGTTAACACATTTTCTCTCAGTCAACCAGAGGTTGATTATATGCCTCTGTCTTTTATTCCTCCACCTAGTGAGAAGACTGTGGGATCAGGTACTCAGGAGTCGTGTCGACATCCTGCTTCCCGTGCATCAGAATTGCACAAAGAGTCTGATATTTTGCAGTCGCCATCTAGTCAAAGCTTTCTGCTGACAGATAAAAACATCAATGATAAAAGTTTAGTTATCCACAAAACTAAAGATGAAGTTTCTGAGATGCCTCTTGATAACGGTATTTCTTCTACCAATTTTGTAAATGGCAGTGAGTTGTGCGTTTTTGAGGATGATGCCAGGAATCGGTTAGATATGTTAAGTGCTCCCCAGAGTTGTTTGAATATGCCAGAGATTCTTTGGAATGAGTCTGAATATAGAGATTCTAATGTGGCAACCAGTGATGGTCTTTGTCTCATTAAAAGTGGTCGAGGTATTACATTATCAATTTTTGATGATGTCAATGAAACTAATTTGCCACATCACCTGCCAAATGTTTCCCCGAGAAGTCCATTCTCTTATTATATTTCACCTTGGAATTTTTATCCATGCTCAGCTTCCGACAGTGATTTGGTCGCCGAGGAAATATACTCACGGACAATTGAGAATGACTGGTCTTTGACAACCTACAATTCAAACACATCAGGATATTGTGTAGAGCCTAATATTTATCCTACTGACTTGGAGGATGCTGCCTTTGCAAATGAGAAACAGTTGCTATTACCTATAAACACTGATGCCGAAATTAGTCTCTCCGGCTGTGATGATAACGAGCTTTCAAGTCCAGAGACTTGCAATCAGGGTGATATAGTGCTGTGGCAACCTCCTGAGAGATTTCCCTCGACGAAAAAG GTTATTTCTCCAACTTTCCAGGAGAAGGTGTGTCTGACAACGAACTACAGGGAGCTGACCGACGACATTGGGGATCATA AATGCAAGGGAAAGCGTTTCGTTGGTAACCAAACTGAGGACAATGCTTTATCAGAGGTATCCGACACTACAGGTGTAGAATCATGCGCGAAAGGTGAATTGACTGAACAGAGGATTCTCAGAAAAGCAATTTTATCCCCCAAGAAAATCCTCAAGAAATCAAAGCACAATAAGAAAGGTTCCTTGCCTGAAAAATGTTCACCTATAGGCCGTCTTGTAGGTTCACAACCTACTCGTTTGCTTCCTGGTATGTACAAAGGAAGAAGCTCTATTGAAGCTTGTCATGAAAGGGCAATTTCATTTTCCCAGCGACAGATGCAGGACATAGAGTCTGTAGCGGCGAAGCTTATGACAGAGTTGAAGTCAATGAAAGACATGGTAGAAGAAAAATTGCTCTATGAAGCATACCGCAGTACATCTATGAAAAATGATGCTGATGAG GTGAAATCAGCTATCAAGAGTGCAACTAAAGTCGAGGAAACAACAAAAAAGTGGCTGTCTATGATGGCAAGAGATTGCAACCGTTTCTGTAAAATTATG TCTCAACCACAGAAATCGACCCTGGATGCCTCTGCTGCTAAAGAAACCATGATGCAtagggagaaaaagaaaatatcattTGCAGATGAAGCTGGTGGGGTGCTATGCCATgtgaaatattttgaatatggTGAAAACAATACAAATCTCGCAAGCTAA